In the genome of Xanthocytophaga agilis, one region contains:
- a CDS encoding DUF6326 family protein, whose protein sequence is MHTHTLQDFQVNVRIKLAALWTAVMFCYVYGDFFSLFVPGRIKHLMEGQSGVGTTTPISLLCFSLLMTVPSLMIFLSLVLKPQISRWFNLVFGIFFTLIMTLILITTNDTWMIFYSYLAVVEIVLTGTIVWYAWTWPRQQTQDNPL, encoded by the coding sequence ATGCATACCCATACACTCCAGGATTTTCAGGTAAATGTCAGAATTAAGCTTGCAGCTTTGTGGACAGCAGTAATGTTTTGCTATGTATATGGTGATTTTTTCTCGCTATTTGTGCCAGGACGTATCAAACATCTGATGGAAGGTCAGTCTGGAGTAGGTACAACTACTCCTATTTCACTTTTGTGCTTTTCTCTTCTTATGACTGTCCCCAGTCTTATGATCTTTCTATCTCTTGTTCTCAAACCACAGATAAGTCGCTGGTTCAATCTGGTATTTGGAATCTTTTTTACTCTCATAATGACCCTTATACTCATTACCACCAATGATACATGGATGATCTTCTATAGTTATCTGGCAGTTGTGGAAATTGTTCTCACCGGTACCATTGTGTGGTATGCATGGACATGGCCCAGGCAGCAAACACAGGATAACCCTCTGTAG
- a CDS encoding ABC-F family ATP-binding cassette domain-containing protein, translating to MSIILRSISYIHPDREVLFRNLTLSLATGEKAAFIGPNGTGKSTLLQIMAGRLQASEGDITLSEKPYYVPQHMGQYDAFSLAEMLGVDQKIKALRAILQGDASPEHFTALDDDWEIEERVKAALELWQLQHLDLGQTLQSLSGGEKTKVFLAGISIHSPKIILMDEPSNHLDTHSRDLLYAFISGSKATIVVVSHDRTLLNLLPVTLELSHNGIEVYGGNYDFYKEQKETKLQALQEQVDDKEKTLKQAQQKAREVAEQRHKKEARGKAHGQKLALPRIIANSRKGQAEQSTAKLKEAHNEKISGISEDLKELKTQIQASKVLQVDLRKSDLHQGKNLIAAKAINFAYTQQKLWSSPLSFQIRSGDRIRISGNNGAGKTTLLHLITGKLSPSEGEVYRADFHYIYMDQEYSAIKPQYSIVEQIEKFNTRHLQEHELKMLLYQHQFGRDMWDRKCADLSGGEKMKLLLCCLAASDNTPDMVILDEPTNNLDIHSQEVLTHAIQAFTGTVLVISHDQYFIQQIQAETTLELG from the coding sequence ATGAGTATCATCCTCAGATCCATTTCCTATATCCATCCCGATCGGGAAGTATTATTTCGTAATCTCACGCTGTCTCTTGCTACAGGAGAGAAAGCGGCTTTCATTGGTCCAAATGGCACTGGCAAGTCTACCCTTTTACAAATCATGGCAGGCCGCCTGCAGGCATCTGAGGGAGACATAACTCTCTCAGAAAAACCCTATTATGTTCCTCAGCATATGGGGCAGTACGATGCCTTTAGCCTAGCAGAAATGCTGGGTGTAGATCAGAAAATAAAGGCACTACGGGCTATCCTGCAAGGAGATGCCTCTCCTGAACATTTTACAGCACTGGATGATGACTGGGAGATTGAAGAACGGGTAAAAGCAGCTCTGGAACTCTGGCAGCTCCAGCATCTGGATCTAGGCCAAACCCTTCAATCGCTGAGTGGAGGAGAAAAAACCAAAGTTTTTCTGGCAGGCATATCCATCCATTCTCCCAAAATTATTCTGATGGATGAACCTTCCAATCACCTGGATACGCACAGTCGTGATCTTCTTTATGCATTTATCAGTGGCAGCAAAGCCACCATTGTAGTAGTTAGTCACGACAGAACATTGTTAAATCTACTCCCTGTTACACTGGAACTCAGCCACAATGGCATTGAGGTGTATGGAGGCAATTATGATTTTTATAAAGAACAGAAAGAAACCAAACTACAGGCTTTGCAGGAACAGGTAGATGACAAAGAAAAGACATTAAAACAGGCACAACAAAAGGCCAGGGAAGTAGCAGAACAACGCCACAAGAAAGAGGCTCGGGGAAAAGCTCACGGACAAAAGCTTGCTTTACCCCGTATCATTGCCAATAGCCGCAAAGGACAGGCTGAGCAAAGTACAGCCAAGCTCAAAGAAGCACACAATGAGAAGATCAGCGGTATTTCAGAAGACCTCAAAGAACTCAAAACACAGATACAAGCTTCTAAAGTATTACAGGTTGATCTGCGAAAATCCGATCTCCATCAGGGAAAAAATCTGATAGCGGCTAAAGCCATCAACTTTGCGTATACACAGCAAAAGCTGTGGTCTTCTCCCCTGTCCTTCCAGATTCGTTCAGGTGATAGAATACGCATATCAGGAAACAACGGAGCAGGCAAAACTACTCTTTTGCATCTCATAACCGGCAAGTTATCACCTTCCGAAGGAGAAGTGTACAGAGCGGACTTTCACTATATTTATATGGATCAGGAGTATTCAGCTATAAAACCTCAGTATTCCATAGTGGAACAAATAGAGAAATTCAATACCCGGCACTTACAGGAACATGAACTCAAAATGCTTCTCTATCAACACCAGTTTGGCCGTGACATGTGGGACAGAAAATGTGCAGACCTCAGTGGTGGTGAAAAGATGAAACTACTTCTCTGCTGTCTGGCAGCCAGCGATAATACTCCGGATATGGTAATACTCGATGAACCTACCAACAATCTGGATATACATAGCCAGGAGGTGTTGACACATGCGATACAAGCCTTTACAGGTACTGTACTGGTTATTTCTCACGATCAGTATTTCATACAACAGATTCAGGCAGAAACAACACTGGAGCTTGGATGA
- a CDS encoding PadR family transcriptional regulator, with amino-acid sequence MRRAFLGEFEELILLIVAACTEDAYGVTIWEQVQEQTGRSITISAVHATLYRLEEKGFLSSQMGGATAERGGRRKRFFSLTVAGSRALIELEQMRQKLWKAIPEGKLQILGQ; translated from the coding sequence ATGCGGAGAGCTTTTCTGGGAGAGTTTGAAGAACTCATTTTACTGATTGTAGCTGCCTGTACCGAAGATGCCTATGGTGTAACTATCTGGGAGCAGGTACAGGAGCAGACAGGCCGGAGTATTACCATCAGTGCTGTACATGCTACTTTATATCGTCTGGAGGAGAAAGGATTTCTGTCTTCACAGATGGGTGGGGCCACTGCCGAGCGGGGAGGGCGCAGAAAACGATTTTTTTCACTGACAGTAGCAGGTAGCAGGGCACTGATAGAACTGGAACAGATGCGCCAGAAATTATGGAAAGCTATTCCGGAAGGTAAACTTCAGATACTCGGTCAGTAA